One window of Ziziphus jujuba cultivar Dongzao chromosome 5, ASM3175591v1 genomic DNA carries:
- the LOC132803768 gene encoding uncharacterized protein LOC132803768 has protein sequence MPINMFSCILLEHIWWIRNRVMHGKDIESLEFSMQTITIRFNEIKDSISHDLMGRPTVSSINSRQGWSRPTVGTFKINTDAALSKRGSCLAMVVRNAAGNILHIRSFKSVIDIPDAAEMEAILKALQVAYSYGWSNICLESDASAVIDSLATKNRKAFHWQAEHLANLIFQLTHVSFVWTARENNRCAHLVGQWAKKFSFFGEVDLYSLPPYFVSLLIQESDRGVAT, from the coding sequence ATGCCGATAAACATGTTTAGCTGCATCCTTTTGGAACATATTTGGTGGATTCGAAATCGTGTCATGCATGGGAAAGACATTGAAAGCCTGGAATTTTCCATGCAGACAATCACCATCAGGTTTAACGAAATTAAAGACTCCATCTCGCATGATCTTATGGGCCGTCCAACCGTTTCATCCATTAATAGTAGACAAGGTTGGAGCAGACCGACAGTAGGAACATTCAAAATCAACACCGATGCTGCTTTGAGCAAACGAGGAAGCTGTCTGGCCATGGTTGTGAGAAATGCCGCAGGAAACATTCTCCACATCCGATCCTTCAAATCTGTGATTGATATTCCAGATGCGGCGGAGATGGAAGCTATTCTGAAGGCTTTGCAAGTGGCTTATAGTTACGGATGGAGTAATATTTGCTTAGAATCTGATGCTTCCGCTGTCATTGATTCCTTAGCTACCAAGAATAGAAAGGCTTTTCACTGGCAAGCTGAGCACCTTGCGAATCTTATATTTCAGTTGACTCATGTGTCTTTTGTCTGGACTGCGAGAGAAAACAATAGGTGTGCTCACCTAGTTGGGCAGTGGGCTaagaaatttagtttttttggaGAGGTAGATTTATATTCCCTGCCTCCTTATTTTGTAAGTCTGTTGATTCAGGAAAGCGATCGTGGTGTAGCTACCTGA